In Aricia agestis chromosome 14, ilAriAges1.1, whole genome shotgun sequence, one genomic interval encodes:
- the LOC121733895 gene encoding uncharacterized protein LOC121733895 isoform X2, giving the protein MNLMFRKNFTTEKTVSGNTSGGKAKGALGAGRNAKRRDRQYMEEHHYRTHLFFSAPRASAQYNDTERCGPVLGGGSGPESEPPQPLVTREPSVSLLRWERPPTNERRRTEPVSLATLERDCFVIPAHALGRFLPDGVPLPVPPPTPEKGVATKTQNSLSILEVADPKLCILAHLMSPLEPIEPILESPLAKPLFKQKTAAGELLNDVAHANTAVGGMLLANMEKNAEFPFISYYVINTTQTDPLSFYNNMRSASLTKFDPKTIRYSAAHTLDLYSEVAMICRPPFNDLAGGPKKSHTPTTGFIISVYKVFEGDDGERFERNWLYWTGARMLYRHLPHSVGMRKIALHKSVAAHGDKMYLLVCECANLLDDLSGAAMLITALRARLCGYTGLYRPIQTF; this is encoded by the exons ATGAATCTGATGTTTCGAAAGAACTTCACAACTGAAAAGACAGTTTCGGGAAATACTAGTGGGGGGAAGGCGAAGGGGGCTTTGGGCGCGGGGCGGAATGCGAAGAGAAGGGACAGACAATACATGGAAGAACACCACTACAGGACCCATCTGTTCTTCTCGGCTCCGCGAGCGAGCGCGCAATACAACGACACAG AACGATGCGGCCCCGTGCTGGGTGGCGGCAGCGGCCCCGAATCGGAGCCGCCACAGCCGCTGGTGACTCGGGAACCCTCCGTCTCCCTGCTGCGATGGGAGCGGCCGCCGACGAACGAGCGCCGCCGCACGGAGCCCGTCTCGCTGGCCACGCTCGAGCGGGACTGCTTCGTCATACCGGCGCACGCGTTGGGACGGTTCCTACCTGATGGGGTTCCG CTCCCAGTGCCACCTCCAACGCCGGAGAAGGGTGTAGCGACCAAAACTCAGAACTCACTTAGCATCCTCGAGGTGGCAGACCCGAAACTTTGTATTCTAGCGCATCTCATGAGCCCCTTAGAACCCATAGAGCCTATTCTCGAATCTCCGCTTGCCAAACCCTTATTTAAGCAGAAAACTGCCGCAGGAGAACTCTTGAATGATGTAGCACACGCAAATACAGCGGTTGGAGGAATGCTGTTGGCGAACATGGAAAAGAACGCTGAGTTCCCCTTTATATCGTACTACGTGATTAACACGACTCAAACAGATCCTCTCTCGTTCTACAACAACATGAGGAGTGCTTCGTTGACCAAATTCGACCCGAAGACTATCAG GTACTCGGCAGCTCACACCCTAGACCTGTACAGCGAGGTGGCTATGATCTGTCGCCCGCCCTTCAACGATCTAGCTGGGGGACCAAAGAAATCGCACACACCCACCACCGGTTTTATCATTAGTGTTTATAAG GTGTTCGAAGGTGACGACGGCGAGCGATTCGAACGCAACTGGCTGTACTGGACGGGAGCGCGGATGCTGTATCGCCATCTCCCTCACTCCGTAGGCATGAGGAAGATAGCACTACACAAATCAGTCGCTGCTCACGGTGACAAGATGTATCTTTTGGTCTGCGAGTGTGCGAACCTGTTGGACGACC
- the LOC121733895 gene encoding uncharacterized protein LOC121733895 isoform X1 → MNLMFRKNFTTEKTVSGNTSGGKAKGALGAGRNAKRRDRQYMEEHHYRTHLFFSAPRASAQYNDTGNSQKRCGPVLGGGSGPESEPPQPLVTREPSVSLLRWERPPTNERRRTEPVSLATLERDCFVIPAHALGRFLPDGVPLPVPPPTPEKGVATKTQNSLSILEVADPKLCILAHLMSPLEPIEPILESPLAKPLFKQKTAAGELLNDVAHANTAVGGMLLANMEKNAEFPFISYYVINTTQTDPLSFYNNMRSASLTKFDPKTIRYSAAHTLDLYSEVAMICRPPFNDLAGGPKKSHTPTTGFIISVYKVFEGDDGERFERNWLYWTGARMLYRHLPHSVGMRKIALHKSVAAHGDKMYLLVCECANLLDDLSGAAMLITALRARLCGYTGLYRPIQTF, encoded by the exons ATGAATCTGATGTTTCGAAAGAACTTCACAACTGAAAAGACAGTTTCGGGAAATACTAGTGGGGGGAAGGCGAAGGGGGCTTTGGGCGCGGGGCGGAATGCGAAGAGAAGGGACAGACAATACATGGAAGAACACCACTACAGGACCCATCTGTTCTTCTCGGCTCCGCGAGCGAGCGCGCAATACAACGACACAGGTAACTCGCAAA AACGATGCGGCCCCGTGCTGGGTGGCGGCAGCGGCCCCGAATCGGAGCCGCCACAGCCGCTGGTGACTCGGGAACCCTCCGTCTCCCTGCTGCGATGGGAGCGGCCGCCGACGAACGAGCGCCGCCGCACGGAGCCCGTCTCGCTGGCCACGCTCGAGCGGGACTGCTTCGTCATACCGGCGCACGCGTTGGGACGGTTCCTACCTGATGGGGTTCCG CTCCCAGTGCCACCTCCAACGCCGGAGAAGGGTGTAGCGACCAAAACTCAGAACTCACTTAGCATCCTCGAGGTGGCAGACCCGAAACTTTGTATTCTAGCGCATCTCATGAGCCCCTTAGAACCCATAGAGCCTATTCTCGAATCTCCGCTTGCCAAACCCTTATTTAAGCAGAAAACTGCCGCAGGAGAACTCTTGAATGATGTAGCACACGCAAATACAGCGGTTGGAGGAATGCTGTTGGCGAACATGGAAAAGAACGCTGAGTTCCCCTTTATATCGTACTACGTGATTAACACGACTCAAACAGATCCTCTCTCGTTCTACAACAACATGAGGAGTGCTTCGTTGACCAAATTCGACCCGAAGACTATCAG GTACTCGGCAGCTCACACCCTAGACCTGTACAGCGAGGTGGCTATGATCTGTCGCCCGCCCTTCAACGATCTAGCTGGGGGACCAAAGAAATCGCACACACCCACCACCGGTTTTATCATTAGTGTTTATAAG GTGTTCGAAGGTGACGACGGCGAGCGATTCGAACGCAACTGGCTGTACTGGACGGGAGCGCGGATGCTGTATCGCCATCTCCCTCACTCCGTAGGCATGAGGAAGATAGCACTACACAAATCAGTCGCTGCTCACGGTGACAAGATGTATCTTTTGGTCTGCGAGTGTGCGAACCTGTTGGACGACC